A genomic window from Vicia villosa cultivar HV-30 ecotype Madison, WI unplaced genomic scaffold, Vvil1.0 scaffold8, whole genome shotgun sequence includes:
- the LOC131643234 gene encoding leucine-rich repeat receptor-like protein kinase PXL1 yields the protein MQSQKIVYSSLTDSSLQSSTDWQANVPPKYTLHFLGLAYSPVESEKTLKVLIICCKDCSSPLANNIRSSAVSIVGPFPTAVTSLLDLTRLDLHNNKLTGPIPPQIGRLKRLRILNLRWNKLQDAIPPEIGELKSLTHLPQSILKHFNKHMEGAFEIVVNEKSFDNCVVYTNCRVLNSFKDSTSID from the exons ATGCAGTCACAGAAAATAGTATACTCTTCACTAACTGACTCCTCCTTGCAAAGCTCAACAGATTGGCAGGCCAATG TGCCACCAAAATACACTTTACATTTCCTTGGATTGGCTTACAGTCCTGTTGAATCAGAAAAAACTTTAAAAGTACTCATCATATGCTGCAAAGATTGCTCATCACCTCTAGCAAATAACATCAGGTCATCTGCGGTGTCGATTGTTGGGCCTTTTCCTACTGCTGTTACCAGCTTGTTGGATCTTACACGGCT GGATCTCCATAATAACAAGTTGACAGGGCCTATTCCTCCTCAAATTGGTCGGTTGAAGCGTCTTAGAATACT AAATTTGAGGTGGAACAAACTACAGGATGCAATTCCTCCAGAAATCGGAGAACTTAAAAGTTTGACGCATTT GCCTCAATCCATTCTGaagcattttaacaaacacatggagGGCGCTTTTGAAATTGTCGTTAACGAGAAAAGCTTTGATAATTGTGTTGTATATACAAACTGTAGGGTTCTGAATTCGTTCAAAGACTCTACAAGCATAGATTAG
- the LOC131643160 gene encoding pentatricopeptide repeat-containing protein At5g66520-like, which yields MSSSTKRCLVLLEKCKNMNHLKQAHAQIFTTGLENNTFALSRVLAYCSSHKHHHGSLIYACRVFERIQNPTVCIYNTIIKAFLVNEKFKSALHVFVKMLQNGLRPDNYTIPYVLKVCVGLQDLSLGKMIHGYGSKLGIVFDIYVGNSLMMMYCVFGDVVAARYVFDEIPCLSAVSWSVMISGYAKVGDVDSARLFFDEAPEKDKGIWGAMISGYVQNSCFKESLYLFRLMQLTDIVPDESIYVSVLSACAHLGALDVGVWVHQHLNRSKLVPLSVRLSTSLLDMYAKCGDLETAKRLFNSIQEKDIVCWNAMISGLAMHGDGKGAIKLFYDMEKFGMKPDDITFIAVFTACSYSGMAHEGLKLLDRMLSVYNIEPKSEHYGCLVDLLSRAGLFEEAMVIIRKITNSLNGSEETLAWRAFLSACCNHGETQLAELAAEKVLHLDKHIHSGVYVLLSNLYSTSGKHSDARRVRDMMKIKGANKTPGCSSVEIDGVVSEFIAGEKTHPLMEEIHTVLETMHMQLDYNNQ from the coding sequence ATGTCAAGTAGCACCAAAAGATGCTTAGTACTATTGGAAAAATGCAAGAACATGAATCATCTCAAACAAGCACATGCACAAATTTTCACTACAGGTCTTGAGAATAATACCTTTGCTCTAAGCAGAGTTTTAGCTTACTGTTCATCACACAAACACCATCATGGAAGTCTAATCTATGCTTGTAGAGTCTTTGAACGAATTCAGAACCCTACAGTTTGTATATACAACACAATTATCAAAGCTTTTCTTGTTAATGAGAAGTTCAAAAGCGCCctccatgtgtttgttaaaatgcttCAGAATGGATTGAGGCCTGATAATTATACTATACCTTATGTATTGAAGGTTTGTGTAGGACTTCAGGATTTATCTTTGGGGAAAATGATTCATGGGTATGGTTCTAAATTGGGTATTGTGTTTGATATCTATGTGGGTAATAGTTTGATGATGATGTATTGTGTGTTTGGGGATGTTGTAGCTGCACGGTATGTGTTCGATGAAATTCCTTGCTTAAGTGCAGTTTCTTGGAGTGTGATGATTTCGGGATATGCGAAAGTGGGTGATGTTGATTCAGCTAGGTTGTTCTTTGATGAAGCTCCGGAGAAGGATAAAGGGATTTGGGGTGCTATGATTTCTGGTTATGTGCAAAATAGTTGCTTTAAAGAAAGTCTTTATTTGTTTCGATTGATGCAGTTGACTGATATAGTACCTGATGAATCTATATATGTGAGTGTTCTTTCTGCTTGTGCTCATCTAGGTGCTTTGGATGTTGGTGTTTGGGTCCATCAACATTTGAATCGATCAAAGCTAGTACCATTAAGCGTTCGTTTGAGTACTAGTTTATTGGATATGTATGCCAAATGTGGGGATTTGGAAACGGCGAAAAGATTATTCAATTCAATACAAGAGAAAGACATTGTATGCTGGAATGCTATGATTTCTGGTTTGGCAATGCATGGAGACGGAAAAGGTGCAATCAAGCTGTTTTATGATATGGAAAAATTTGGGATGAAACCTGATGATATAACATTCATTGCTGTTTTCACTGCTTGTAGTTACTCAGGAATGGCGCATGAAGGTTTGAAGTTATTGGATAGAATGTTAAGTGTTTACAACATTGAGCCAAAAAGTGAACATTATGGTTGTTTAGTTGATTTACTAAGTAGAGCAGGGCTTTTTGAAGAAGCTATGgttataataagaaaaataaccAATTCATTGAATGGCTCGGAAGAGACATTGGCTTGGAGAGCATTTTTGAGTGCATGTTGTAATCATGGAGAAACTCAACTGGCTGAACTTGCTGCTGAAAAAGTGTTGCATTTGGATAAACACATTCACAGTGGAGTTTATGTTTTGCTTTCTAATCTGTATTCAACATCTGGGAAACATAGTGATGCTAGAAGGGTGAGAGATATGATGAAAATCAAAGGAGCAAACAAGACACCAGGTTGTAGCTCAGTAGAGATTGATGGTGTTGTAAGCGAGTTCATTGCAGGCGAAAAAACACATCCACTAATGGAAGAAATTCACACAGTTTTGGAGACAATGCATATGCAGTTAGACTATAATAATCAATAG
- the LOC131643162 gene encoding probable leucine-rich repeat receptor-like protein kinase At1g35710, which produces MARMRILFTSLSLSLFFALSILNLAHCKTLKRDVKALNEIKASLGWRVVYAWVGDDPCGDGDLPPWSGVTCSTVGDYRVVTELEVYAVSIVGPFPTAVTSLLDLTRLDLHNNKLTGPIPPQIGRLKRLRILNLRWNKLQDAIPPEIGELKSLTHLYLSFNNFKGEIPKELADLPDLRYLYLHENRLMGRIPPELGTLQNLRHLDAGNNHLVGTIRELIRIEGCFPSLRNLYLNNNYFTGGIPAQLANLSSLEILYLSHNKMSGVIPSSVSLIPKLTYLYLDHNQFSGRIPEPFYKHPFLKEMYIEGNAFRPGVNPIGLHKVLEVSDSDFLV; this is translated from the exons ATGGCGCGGATGCGGATACTCTTTACTTCACTTTCCTTATCTCTCTTTTTCGCGTTATCAATTCTCAACCTTGCACACTGCAAGACCCTTAAGCGTGATG tTAAGGCTTTGAATGAGATCAAGGCTTCTCTGGGTTGGAGAGTAGTTTATGCTTGGGTTGGAGATGATCCTTGTGGGGATGGTGATCTTCCTCCTTGGTCTGGTGTTACTTGTTCCACTGTCGGTGATTATCGGGTTGTAACAGAGCT GGAAGTGTATGCGGTGTCGATTGTTGGGCCTTTTCCTACTGCTGTTACCAGCTTGTTGGATCTTACACGGCT GGATCTCCATAATAACAAGTTGACAGGGCCAATTCCTCCTCAAATCGGTCGGTTGAAGCGTCTTAGAATACT aaATTTGAGGTGGAACAAACTACAGGATGCAATTCCTCCAGAAATTGGGGAACTTAAAAGTTTGACGCATTT GTACCTAAGCTTCAATAATTTCAAGGGTGAAATTCCCAAGGAGCTCGCAGATCTTCCCGACCTTCGCTACCTTTACCTTCATGAAAACCGTTTGATGGGAAGAATACCGCCAGAATTGGGCACTCTACAAAACCTCcgccactt GGATGCCGGTAACAATCATTTGGTGGGTACCATAAGGGAACTCATCCGTATTGAAGGTTGCTTTCCATCACTACGCAATTT ATATCTAAACAATAATTATTTTACTGGAGGAATACCTGCACAACTTGCTAACTTATCCAGTCTTGAAATCTT GTACCTGTCCCACAACAAAATGTCAGGAGTTATACCATCCAGCGTTTCTCTTATTCCTAAATTGACGTACTT gTACTTGGATCACAATCAGTTTTCAGGGAGAATTCCTGAACCCTTTTACAAGCATCCATTTTTGAAAGAAAT GTACATCGAGGGAAACGCATTCCGGCCTGGTGTCAATCCCATTGGCTTGCACAAAGTGCTTGAAGTTTCTGATTCAGACTTCCTTGTTTAA